One genomic window of Ornithorhynchus anatinus isolate Pmale09 chromosome 12, mOrnAna1.pri.v4, whole genome shotgun sequence includes the following:
- the NDNF gene encoding protein NDNF, with the protein MILLQWCVVWLLLPLCSRAQKLPTRDEELFQMQIRDKAFFHDSSVIPDGAEISSYLFRDTPKRYFFVVEEDNTPLSVTVTPCDAPLEWKLSLQELPEDTSGEGSGEPEPLEQQRQQINNDEGTELFSYKGNDVEYFVSSTSPSGLYQLELLSTEKDTHFKVYATTTPESDQPYPELPYDPRVDVTSLGRTTVTLAWKPSPTASLLKQPIQYCVVINKEHNFKSLCAVEAKLSADDAFMVAPKPGLDFSPFDFAHFGFPSDSNSGKERGFITKQSSKLGRHFYSKPKVDIHKICIGNKNIFTVSDLKPNTQYYFDMFAVNSNSNMSTAYLGTFARTKEEAKQKTVELKDGKVTDVFIKRKGAKFLRFAPVSSHQKVTFFVHSCLDAIQIQVRRDGKLLLSQNVESVRQFQIRGKPKAKYLIRLKGNKKGASMLKILATSRPSKQSFPSLPDDTRIKAFDKLRTCSSVTVAWLGTQERNKFCIYKKEVEDDYSDEQKKREQNQCLGPETRKKSEKVLCKYFHSQNLHKAVTTETIRGLLPGKSYLLDVYVIGHGGHSVKYQSKLVKTRKFC; encoded by the exons TGCCACTCTGTTCCAGGGCCCAGAAGTTACCTACCAGAGATGAGGAACTTTTTCAGATGCAGATCCGGGACAAAGCATTTTTCCATGACTCATCAGTTATCCCAGACGGAGCTGAAATTAGCAGCTATCTCTTTAGAGACACACCTAAAAG GTATTTCTTTGTGGTGGAGGAAGACAATACACCCCTGTCTGTTACAGTCACACCATGTGATGCTCCTCTAGAATGGAAACTGAGTCTACAAGAGCTCCCAGAAGATACCAGTGGAGAAGGCTCAG GTGAACCAGAACCATTGGAACAGCAGAGGCAGCAGATTAACAATGATGAGGGCACTGAGTTATTCTCCTACAAAGGCAATGATGTCGAGTACTTTGTATCTTCAACATCCCCTTCTGGCTTATACCAACTGGAGCTTCTTTCAACAGAGAAAGATACTCATTTTAAAGTCTATGCCACCACGACCCCCGAGTCGGATCAGCCATATCCTGAACTCCCTTATGACCCGAGGGTTGACGTGACCTCTCTGGGACGTACGACAGTTACTTTGGCATGGAAGCCAAGCCCCACTGCATCTTTGCTCAAACAGCCAATTCAGTATTGTGTGGTCATCAACAAAGAACACAATTTCAAAAGCCTCTGCGCCGTCGAAGCTAAACTCAGTGCGGATGACGCCTTTATGGTGGCCCCCAAACCTGGACTGGATTTCAGCCCTTTCGACTTTGCTCATTTTGGTTTTCCATCAGACAGTAATTCCGGGAAGGAGCGCGGCTTCATCACGAAGCAATCTTCTAAGTTAGGTCGTCACTTTTATTCAAAGCCCAAGGTTGACATCCACAAGATCTGCATCGGGAACAAGAATATTTtcaccgtgtctgacctgaaacCCAATACGCAGTACTACTTTGACATGTTTGCAGTGAACAGCAATAGTAACATGAGCACTGCCTACTTGGGCACTTTTGCAAGAACCAAAGAGGAAGCCAAACAGAAGACAGTGGAgctgaaagatgggaaagttacagatgtatttattaagagGAAGGGGGCAAAGTTTCTACGGTTCGCCCCTGTGTCTTCCCATCAAAAGGTCACCTTCTTTGTTCACTCCTGCCTGGATGCTATACAGATCCAAGTCAGGAGAGATGGGAAACTTCTCCTGTCCCAGAATGTCGAAAGTGTCCGCCAGTTTCAGATCAGGGGAAAACCGAAAGCCAAGTATCTCATCAGGCTGAAAGGCAACAAGAAAGGAGCCTCTATGCTGAAGATCCTGGCCACCTCGAGACCCAGTAAACAGTCATTCCCCTCCTTACCTGATGATACTCGAATCAAAGCCTTCGACAAGCTCCGCACCTGTTCCTCAGTCACAGTGGCTTGGCTGGGCACTCAGGAGAGGAACAAGTTCTGCATCTACAaaaaggaggtggaggatgaTTACAGCGATGAGCAAAAGAAGAGGGAACAGAATCAATGTCTGGGGCCAGAGACAAGGAAGAAGTCCGAAAAGGTTCTCTGTAAATATTTCCATAGCCAGAATCTGCACAAAGCAGTGACCACAGAGACAATCAGAGGCCTTCTGCCAGGCAAATCATACCTGCTGGATGTGTATGTCATAGGGCACGGAGGGCACTCGGTGAAGTATCAGAGTAAACTGGTGAAAACAAGGAAGTTCTGTTAG